A genomic window from Cucumis melo cultivar AY chromosome 8, USDA_Cmelo_AY_1.0, whole genome shotgun sequence includes:
- the LOC127150445 gene encoding transcription factor bHLH140, whose protein sequence is MDYNFPASNPSSCGSSSGGGGGKEKMKKNNNNNHGGAGKRSKGVVKLSTDPQSVAARERRHRISDRFKILQSLVPGGTKMDTVSMLDEAIHYVKFLKTQIWLHQTMINFVDYDSNSSAAVSTAATANSGFPFEQIASGEYNNMNNLLYPQNDVVKMEEPNFLPQLDPNNNNNVYFPSDHQDQFISSSYDPYINF, encoded by the coding sequence ATGGATTACAACTTTCCGGCGAGCAACCCCAGTTCATGTGGTTCATCCTCCGGCGGCGGCGGTGgaaaagagaagatgaaaaagaacaacaacaacaaccacGGCGGAGCCGGGAAGAGGAGCAAAGGGGTTGTGAAGCTATCGACGGACCCGCAAAGCGTGGCGGCGAGAGAACGGCGGCATAGAATCAGCGACCGGTTCAAGATTTTGCAGAGCTTAGTTCCCGGCGGCACTAAAATGGACACTGTCTCAATGCTTGATGAAGCCATTCATTATGTCAAGTTCTTGAAAACCCAGATTTGGCTTCATCAAACCATGATTAATTTCGTTGATTACGATTCTAATTCTTCCGCGGCCGTCTCCACCGCCGCTACTGCCAATTCCGGTTTCCCTTTTGAACAAATTGCGAGCGGCGAGTATAACAACATGAATAATCTTCTCTACCCTCAAAACGACGTGGTTAAAATGGAAGAGCCTAATTTCTTGCCTCAGCTTGAtcccaataataataataatgtttattttcCTTCTGATCATCAAGATCAATTCATCTCCTCATCTTATGATCCTTACATCAACTtctag